In Sphingobacterium sp. SRCM116780, the genomic stretch AATGATATCAGAGGCTTTTTCGTGTAAAGATCTATTCAGTACCTAAAGCGACGATACGATCAAATTCTTCCGCTTTCAACGGCATCACGGACAACCGTCCTTGGCGCACCAGGGCAACATCTTGTAAAAACTCATCTGCCTTAATTTGTTCCAAAGTTACTGCCTTTTTAAATGTTTCTACAGGTGCTAGGTCTACAACAACCCATTTGGTATCTTCTGTCGTAGGATCTTGGTAATACTCTTTTATGACTTTTGCAATACCGACTACTTCTTTTCCTTCATTGCTGTGATAGAATAAAACAAGGTCGCCTTCTTTCATTGCTTTTAGATTGTTACGTGCTTGATAATTACGCACACCATCCCAGAAGGTTTGACCATCTTTATTAAATTGTTCCCAACTATATTTGAAAGGTTCTGATTTGACTAAAAAGTAATTCATATCAAAAAGAAATTAGTTTTGTTGTTCCAATACTTCCATTTTATCAGCAAAATGTGCACAATAATCACGTAAATCAGCAATAATTTTTTCTGCCATAGGGTCTCCTCCAGAAGAGCGTAAAAATGAATCGCCCATCGTCTGAAGTGTCTCATAAAAGAAACGTTTCATTTCATCATAAGGCATATCTTTAGTCCATAAATCGATACGCATTGAATTCTTATATGCTGAGTCCCATAAAGCTAAAAACATGGCTTTTGCAGGGAGTTCATCAGATGATTCTCCATCACTAGAAGACCAGGTAATGGTGTCAGGAACATTTGCTTCATCCAATTCAATTTGTAATTTTATTTCTGCTTTTTTCATATTAATAATTCTATTTTAAAATTGCTTAGGTTATTTTTATAATGAGTATCAATAAAGCAACTACTATCATAAAACCTAACTCATACAGCCAAAGTTTTTTATCTTGTTTAACAATGATCCTAAAAAAGATATCCACCAATAATAAAACAACCATTAAGATCAGTAATCCGAAAAAAGATAATAATGGAGTTTGATCCGAAATATCTTCCACAAAATACCAAGCCACAAGACAAGCTGATAAGATATTAATGGGTGTAAGTCTCACTATTTTGTTCTATAATTTCTTTTAGTAGAAGTTTTGGGACCTTGCTTGTTCGATTTATAACCAGAAGCACGTTGTGAGGCTTTTGCTTCTTTCTGTTTAATTGCAAACTTTTTCTCATGAAACGCGCCTTTAAAATCAGGATCCGATTTCCGCTTTTGATTATCAATTTCCTTTGCAATAATCTGACGTTCGAAATAAGGTGTTTCTTCTATAAACACTTCATCTGGTATTGAAGCAACTTCTACAGATTGACGCATTAACTTTTCAATTTTTCTGAAATAATATTTTTCAGCATCATTACAAAAAGTAATCGCATCACCAGAATTAAATGCACGTCCCGTACGTCCGATGCGGTGTACGTAGTCTTCTGTAACAATCGGAACTTCAAAATTAATAACATGTGATACATTAGACACGTCTAAGCCACGGGCAGCCACATCAGTCGCCACTAATATTCGAATGTTACCTTCTTTAAAAGCATTGATAGAATTGATTCGTGTATTTTGACCTTTATTAGCATGTATCACTCGAACTTGATCTTTGCCGTACTTCCTCTCCAAGAAAGCAAACACATTATCTGCTACAGTTCTTGTCTTACAAAAGACAATCAAACGATGAAAGGATTCGTCATCTTTCAACAAATATTGCAGTAAATTCAATTTTGTCTTTTGATTTGGTACGAAATAGATACGTTGATTAACGGTGACCGCTGGAGTTGCTTGTTCTGAAACTTCTATTATAGTCGGAAAAGCCAAAAAGTCACCTGCAATTTTAC encodes the following:
- the gldC gene encoding gliding motility protein GldC, encoding MKKAEIKLQIELDEANVPDTITWSSSDGESSDELPAKAMFLALWDSAYKNSMRIDLWTKDMPYDEMKRFFYETLQTMGDSFLRSSGGDPMAEKIIADLRDYCAHFADKMEVLEQQN
- a CDS encoding EVE domain-containing protein, which codes for MNYFLVKSEPFKYSWEQFNKDGQTFWDGVRNYQARNNLKAMKEGDLVLFYHSNEGKEVVGIAKVIKEYYQDPTTEDTKWVVVDLAPVETFKKAVTLEQIKADEFLQDVALVRQGRLSVMPLKAEEFDRIVALGTE
- a CDS encoding DEAD/DEAH box helicase; this encodes MQQTFENFKLNKQLLNAIEEAGYSVPTEIQQKAITPILAGQDIMGVAQTGTGKTAAFVLPILMKLKYAQGQDARALILSPTRELAMQIEENIQTFSKYLDLRTVVLYGGLGPKTQIENLEKGVDIIVATPGRFLDLYLEGHINVKSLKFLVMDEADKMMDMGFISKLHRILEIVPRKRQNLLFSATMGELVRKIAGDFLAFPTIIEVSEQATPAVTVNQRIYFVPNQKTKLNLLQYLLKDDESFHRLIVFCKTRTVADNVFAFLERKYGKDQVRVIHANKGQNTRINSINAFKEGNIRILVATDVAARGLDVSNVSHVINFEVPIVTEDYVHRIGRTGRAFNSGDAITFCNDAEKYYFRKIEKLMRQSVEVASIPDEVFIEETPYFERQIIAKEIDNQKRKSDPDFKGAFHEKKFAIKQKEAKASQRASGYKSNKQGPKTSTKRNYRTK